In Clostridia bacterium, the following are encoded in one genomic region:
- a CDS encoding SIS domain-containing protein — MNNMERLFAESSNAKEFAAGYLDYLANLLRKLDLDEITAFIDEMDRCHKSQNNIFIVGNGGSAATASHMVNDLGMDVLKKAGIEVPFRAMSLTDNIPLIMAISNDDSYDNVFVNQLKIYYKEGDILIGISASGNSPNIINAAEWVKQRNGKVIGLTGFDGGKLKEISDIVVHVDTPKGEYGPVEDIHLVINHLLAMWFQNKMKVR, encoded by the coding sequence ATGAATAATATGGAACGCCTTTTTGCAGAAAGTTCAAATGCAAAAGAGTTTGCAGCTGGATATCTTGATTATCTGGCAAATCTACTTAGGAAACTAGATTTAGATGAAATAACAGCGTTTATAGACGAAATGGATAGGTGCCATAAAAGTCAGAATAATATATTCATTGTCGGGAATGGAGGCTCCGCGGCAACTGCTTCACATATGGTAAACGACTTAGGGATGGATGTGTTAAAAAAAGCAGGTATTGAAGTTCCTTTCCGTGCTATGTCACTGACTGATAATATTCCCTTGATAATGGCTATATCTAATGATGACAGTTATGATAATGTGTTTGTGAATCAACTTAAGATATATTATAAAGAAGGCGATATCCTTATAGGAATTTCTGCAAGTGGAAACTCGCCTAACATAATAAATGCGGCGGAGTGGGTAAAGCAAAGAAATGGTAAGGTAATAGGACTTACTGGTTTTGATGGAGGAAAGCTTAAAGAAATCAGTGACATAGTGGTCCATGTAGACACTCCGAAAGGTGAGTATGGACCTGTAGAAGACATCCATTTGGTTATTAACCACCTATTAGCTATGTGGTTTCAAAACAAGATGAAGGTAAGGTAA
- a CDS encoding Gfo/Idh/MocA family oxidoreductase, translating to MKSNDNLRVGIVGYGVVGKRRRHYIDQHPNMKTVAVCDQNFSEPCVMADGIRCYNDYNEILKEDLDAVFVSLPNYLAAEVTIAGLERGMHIFCEKPPGRDVADIEKVVEAEKKNKGLVLKYGFNHRYHESVKEAIRIIKSGELGEIVSLRGVYGKSKIIPFSGGWRAERKYSGGGILLDQGIHMVDLMRLFCGEFVEVKSYISNSYWKHDVEDNAYALMRDRLGRIAMLHSTATQWQHKFSLEISLTEGFIELRGILSGSKSYGQEMLILGKRDESDVGATREQVTTYLEDNSWRDEVNEFADAILKGIELKSGNSADALDTMKLIYEIYGADSEWCSRFNIK from the coding sequence ATGAAATCCAATGATAACCTTAGAGTCGGGATTGTGGGTTATGGAGTGGTAGGAAAACGACGTCGTCATTATATAGATCAGCATCCTAACATGAAGACTGTGGCAGTTTGTGATCAGAATTTCAGTGAACCTTGTGTAATGGCTGATGGGATTAGGTGTTACAATGATTACAATGAGATTCTTAAAGAGGATTTAGATGCAGTCTTTGTAAGCTTACCGAACTATCTTGCTGCGGAGGTAACTATTGCTGGTCTTGAAAGGGGCATGCATATATTCTGTGAAAAGCCTCCGGGCCGTGATGTAGCTGATATAGAAAAGGTTGTGGAAGCTGAAAAAAAGAACAAAGGACTCGTACTTAAATATGGGTTCAATCACCGGTATCACGAATCCGTCAAGGAGGCCATACGAATTATTAAGTCAGGTGAGCTGGGCGAAATAGTCAGCTTACGTGGTGTATATGGCAAAAGTAAGATAATCCCATTTTCAGGTGGATGGCGTGCTGAAAGAAAGTATTCAGGTGGTGGAATACTTCTTGATCAAGGCATTCACATGGTTGACCTTATGAGGCTCTTCTGTGGAGAGTTTGTTGAAGTGAAAAGCTATATATCAAATAGTTATTGGAAACATGATGTTGAGGATAATGCATATGCGTTAATGCGTGATAGATTGGGACGGATAGCAATGCTTCATTCCACAGCTACTCAATGGCAACATAAGTTTTCTTTAGAAATCAGCCTTACTGAAGGGTTTATTGAACTGAGGGGAATCCTGTCAGGTTCAAAAAGCTATGGGCAGGAGATGCTGATATTAGGCAAGAGAGACGAATCGGATGTGGGAGCAACGCGGGAGCAGGTTACTACATATCTTGAGGATAATTCCTGGAGGGATGAAGTAAACGAATTTGCAGATGCTATACTAAAGGGAATTGAATTGAAATCTGGTAACAGTGCTGATGCCCTTGATACAATGAAGCTGATTTATGAGATTTATGGAGCAGATTCAGAATGGTGTTCACGCTTTAATATTAAATGA
- the kdsB gene encoding 3-deoxy-manno-octulosonate cytidylyltransferase produces the protein MKIVAVVPARMSATRFPGKPLANISGLPMIEHVRRRVAMCSLIDDVFVATCDKEIYEAVVNFGGKSVMTADTHERCTDRVAEAALDIDADIIVNVQGDEPLVMPEMFEPLLKPLIDDKGVYCTNLMAEIHEEQDFVSSNVVKTVYDLSGNAVYFSREPIPSASKAKGMSYKKYKQLGIIAFRKDFLQKFTALTPTPLEIVESVDMLRAIEHGYKIRMVLTEFQSIGVDTPEDLERAEKLMAKDKLVKNYIR, from the coding sequence ATGAAAATAGTTGCTGTTGTACCCGCAAGAATGAGTGCAACTAGATTTCCAGGCAAGCCTCTGGCAAATATCTCCGGATTACCGATGATTGAGCATGTCCGTAGAAGGGTTGCCATGTGTTCGTTGATTGATGATGTTTTTGTAGCAACATGTGATAAAGAAATTTATGAGGCTGTCGTTAATTTTGGCGGAAAGTCTGTAATGACAGCTGATACGCATGAGCGGTGCACTGATAGGGTCGCTGAAGCTGCTCTTGATATAGACGCTGATATAATTGTAAATGTGCAAGGTGATGAGCCTCTGGTAATGCCCGAAATGTTTGAACCTCTTTTAAAGCCTTTGATTGATGATAAGGGTGTATATTGTACGAACCTGATGGCAGAGATTCATGAAGAACAGGATTTCGTCAGTTCAAATGTAGTGAAAACAGTTTATGACCTGTCAGGTAATGCGGTTTATTTTTCCAGGGAACCTATACCTTCTGCAAGTAAAGCAAAAGGAATGAGCTATAAGAAATATAAGCAACTTGGTATTATTGCATTTAGAAAAGATTTCTTACAGAAATTCACTGCATTGACACCGACTCCTTTGGAGATTGTTGAATCAGTGGATATGTTAAGAGCTATTGAACATGGGTATAAGATCCGAATGGTTTTGACTGAGTTCCAATCTATAGGTGTCGATACGCCTGAGGATTTGGAAAGAGCAGAAAAACTCATGGCAAAGGACAAGCTTGTTAAAAACTACATTAGATGA
- a CDS encoding GDP-mannose 4,6-dehydratase, whose amino-acid sequence MVKHYWQHKNVLVTGCTGLLGSSLTQALVEKGANVIGLVRDNVPKSNFVKLGLDKRINIVRGEVEDYSLMERIINEYEIEAVFHLAAQTIVTIANRNPISTFETNIKGTWSLLEACRKNSTVKRVIIASSDKAYGKHEHLPYREDAQLKGSHPYDVSKSCADLISHTYYNTYKLPVCITRCGNFYGGGDLNFNRIVPGTIRSVLFNESPVIRSNGEYIRDYVYIKDAVEAYLFLAEKMDSREIHGEAFNFSNEIQLTVLELTNLILKIMGREDLKPKVLNETSGEIEHQYLSAEKARTILGWKPKYNVEEGLKETIQWYTEFFNNKE is encoded by the coding sequence ATGGTGAAACACTACTGGCAGCATAAAAATGTCCTGGTAACTGGTTGTACTGGGCTATTAGGTTCTTCCCTGACACAGGCACTAGTTGAAAAAGGTGCAAATGTGATAGGGTTGGTAAGAGATAATGTACCAAAATCAAATTTTGTCAAGCTCGGTTTGGATAAACGTATAAATATAGTACGCGGTGAAGTAGAGGATTACTCGCTTATGGAAAGGATCATTAATGAGTATGAGATTGAAGCTGTGTTTCATTTAGCGGCTCAAACGATAGTTACTATAGCGAATAGAAATCCTATATCCACCTTCGAAACAAATATAAAAGGGACATGGTCGCTGTTAGAGGCTTGTAGAAAAAACTCGACGGTAAAAAGAGTGATTATTGCATCAAGTGACAAAGCATATGGGAAACATGAGCATTTGCCTTATAGAGAGGATGCTCAACTGAAAGGCTCCCACCCATATGATGTATCAAAAAGTTGCGCAGATTTGATTTCTCATACCTACTATAACACTTATAAACTACCTGTTTGTATAACAAGATGTGGGAATTTTTACGGTGGAGGGGATTTGAATTTTAACAGGATAGTTCCTGGGACAATACGTTCTGTCCTATTCAATGAAAGCCCGGTAATAAGAAGTAACGGTGAGTATATAAGAGACTATGTATATATTAAGGATGCTGTTGAGGCATACCTTTTCCTAGCAGAAAAAATGGACAGTAGAGAGATTCATGGAGAGGCTTTTAACTTCAGTAATGAAATACAGCTGACTGTTTTGGAGCTTACCAATCTTATCCTGAAGATCATGGGAAGGGAAGATCTGAAGCCTAAAGTCCTTAACGAGACAAGTGGTGAAATCGAGCATCAGTATCTTTCAGCAGAAAAGGCCAGGACAATACTTGGCTGGAAGCCTAAGTACAATGTCGAAGAGGGGCTCAAAGAGACTATACAATGGTATACAGAGTTTTTTAACAATAAGGAATAG
- a CDS encoding glycosyltransferase family 2 protein, giving the protein MPLVSVIMNCYNSDKYLNEALDSLYKQTFKDFEIIFWDNQSTDKSAEIAMSYGKPLRYFKGETFLPLGAARNEALKKAEGKYIAFLDCDDRWAVDKLERQIELIERLPKEVGFVYSNYYELNMAHMEEVVAHKNPQPEGKVFGRFLNEYPVGMVTVLLRKSELDKVDTLFDENLNIAEEYDLFMRILYSCQAAYIHEPLAVYRIYPENTTNTKREKWPDEVIYVVNNLKSILSESDKQRYVHELKLMELMAKLERAKILRTKGDNSGARENIKFYIHLSKTSTIHNLRCLARYIETYMPYKLSGLIRNNINRFRRI; this is encoded by the coding sequence ATGCCACTAGTAAGTGTAATAATGAATTGCTATAACTCGGACAAATACCTGAATGAGGCTTTGGACAGCTTATATAAGCAAACCTTCAAGGATTTTGAAATAATATTCTGGGACAATCAGTCGACAGATAAAAGTGCAGAAATAGCTATGAGCTATGGTAAGCCTTTGAGGTATTTCAAAGGAGAAACCTTCCTACCCCTTGGCGCAGCAAGAAATGAGGCTCTCAAAAAGGCAGAAGGTAAATATATCGCTTTCCTTGACTGTGATGATAGATGGGCAGTTGATAAACTAGAAAGGCAGATTGAGCTGATAGAGCGTTTGCCTAAAGAAGTGGGGTTTGTCTATAGTAACTATTATGAATTGAATATGGCGCATATGGAAGAAGTTGTTGCACATAAGAATCCGCAGCCTGAAGGTAAAGTATTTGGTAGATTTCTCAATGAGTACCCAGTTGGAATGGTCACAGTACTACTAAGGAAAAGTGAGTTGGATAAGGTTGACACGCTATTTGATGAAAATCTTAACATAGCTGAAGAATATGATTTATTCATGAGGATATTGTATAGTTGCCAGGCAGCATATATCCATGAACCACTGGCAGTATATCGTATATATCCGGAAAATACTACTAACACAAAAAGAGAAAAATGGCCGGATGAGGTCATTTATGTAGTAAACAATCTTAAATCTATCCTGTCTGAATCCGATAAGCAAAGATATGTGCATGAATTGAAGTTAATGGAACTTATGGCTAAACTCGAACGTGCTAAAATTCTAAGGACTAAGGGTGATAATAGTGGAGCGAGGGAAAATATCAAATTTTATATTCATTTAAGTAAGACCTCGACTATCCACAACCTGAGATGTCTGGCTAGATATATTGAAACATATATGCCTTACAAGCTCAGTGGGCTTATAAGAAATAACATAAATCGTTTCAGACGCATCTAA
- a CDS encoding inositol monophosphatase yields the protein MEWQAELEMAVCAAKAAGDKLKELQNGCLDIISEYGKDIKLGADREAESMIIQTLTSNSRYPVLAEESGEHGKIDGDEPVWIIDPLDGTFNYSRNIPLCCVSIALWKGKRPILGVINNFNTGEIYTGIVGVGAWCNDKMISVSQIQKEEAAVLVTGFPVNRDFGQDSLMSSISQIKSFKKIRMLGTAALSLAYVACGYADTYIEENIMFWDVAAGIALVEAAGGWISFKDSVNKKWAKDVICSSFRIDSSK from the coding sequence GTGGAGTGGCAGGCTGAACTGGAAATGGCTGTTTGTGCTGCAAAAGCAGCAGGAGATAAGCTTAAGGAATTACAAAACGGTTGTTTGGATATTATCAGTGAGTATGGGAAGGATATAAAATTAGGAGCAGACAGAGAAGCGGAGAGTATGATTATACAAACGCTTACAAGCAATAGCAGATACCCGGTTTTGGCTGAGGAAAGCGGAGAACATGGAAAAATTGATGGAGATGAGCCTGTTTGGATTATAGATCCTTTAGATGGTACATTCAATTATAGTAGGAATATCCCATTATGCTGTGTATCTATTGCTCTCTGGAAAGGGAAAAGGCCAATTCTGGGTGTCATAAATAATTTTAATACAGGTGAGATATATACGGGTATAGTAGGTGTCGGTGCATGGTGTAATGATAAGATGATATCAGTATCACAAATTCAGAAGGAAGAAGCGGCTGTTTTAGTAACAGGGTTTCCTGTCAATAGGGATTTTGGACAAGACTCTCTTATGAGCTCTATATCTCAGATTAAGTCATTCAAAAAAATCAGAATGCTAGGAACTGCTGCGTTGTCACTTGCATATGTAGCGTGTGGATATGCAGATACATATATAGAAGAGAATATCATGTTTTGGGATGTTGCCGCGGGGATTGCTCTGGTTGAAGCGGCAGGAGGATGGATTAGCTTTAAAGATTCTGTTAATAAGAAATGGGCTAAGGATGTAATATGTTCTTCATTTAGAATTGATAGCTCGAAATAA
- the rfbF gene encoding glucose-1-phosphate cytidylyltransferase — protein MNPKVIIFCGGLGTRLKEETEYKPKPMVEVGNKPILWHIMKLYSHYGLKDFVLCLGYKGEKIKEYFLNYEMINNDFRVKLGSNKEITIFKNSDENDWNVTLVDTGKTALKGSRLKKVEKYIDSDIFMVTYGDGVADIDINKLLEFHKSHGKIGTVTGVRPPSLFGELLVENDKALLFSEKPQTSSGLISGGFFVFNKKLFDYLSIDDNCDFEKGPLEKLAAEGELMVYTHTGKWGCMDTQRDMEYLNNLWNMDKAFWKLWDC, from the coding sequence GTGAATCCGAAGGTCATAATTTTTTGTGGAGGACTAGGGACAAGGTTGAAGGAAGAGACCGAATACAAACCAAAGCCTATGGTTGAAGTAGGTAATAAGCCCATCCTTTGGCATATCATGAAACTTTACTCCCATTACGGATTAAAAGACTTTGTATTGTGCCTTGGATATAAGGGCGAAAAAATCAAGGAATATTTCTTGAACTATGAGATGATAAATAATGATTTTAGAGTAAAGCTTGGTTCTAACAAGGAAATAACCATATTCAAGAATTCAGATGAGAATGATTGGAATGTTACGCTTGTAGATACTGGAAAGACAGCATTAAAGGGTTCGAGACTGAAAAAAGTCGAGAAATACATCGACAGTGACATATTTATGGTTACCTATGGTGATGGAGTTGCTGATATAGATATAAACAAGCTGCTGGAATTCCATAAATCACATGGAAAAATCGGTACAGTCACCGGGGTACGTCCTCCGTCATTATTTGGTGAATTGCTGGTAGAAAACGATAAAGCACTGTTGTTTTCTGAAAAACCTCAGACTTCATCGGGTTTGATTAGTGGTGGGTTCTTCGTATTCAATAAAAAGCTGTTTGATTACTTATCTATTGATGATAATTGTGATTTTGAAAAAGGCCCTTTAGAAAAGCTTGCTGCAGAAGGGGAGCTGATGGTATATACACATACAGGCAAATGGGGCTGTATGGATACACAAAGGGATATGGAATATCTAAATAACCTGTGGAATATGGATAAAGCATTTTGGAAGCTGTGGGACTGTTAA
- a CDS encoding dTDP-4-dehydrorhamnose 3,5-epimerase family protein, with translation MIEGVRITPLRKIPDERGMIMHMLRSDSPNFEKFGEIYFSVVNPEAIKAWHLHKEMTLNYAVVSGMIKFVLYDDRKDSPTRGELQEMFIGEDNYVLVTVPPFIYNGFKGIGVKPAIVANCATIPHDPNEIIRVDPFTKDIPYDWQIRHG, from the coding sequence ATGATAGAGGGAGTAAGGATAACCCCATTAAGAAAGATTCCTGATGAGCGTGGAATGATAATGCATATGCTTCGTTCTGATAGTCCCAACTTTGAAAAGTTTGGTGAAATATACTTTTCTGTTGTTAATCCAGAAGCAATAAAGGCGTGGCATCTACACAAGGAGATGACTTTGAACTATGCAGTCGTATCTGGTATGATAAAATTTGTTCTCTATGATGACAGAAAAGATTCACCGACAAGGGGTGAACTTCAGGAAATGTTCATAGGCGAAGACAATTATGTACTGGTGACTGTTCCACCCTTTATCTATAACGGGTTTAAGGGAATAGGAGTCAAACCTGCCATAGTAGCAAACTGTGCTACAATTCCCCATGATCCTAATGAAATAATCAGGGTTGATCCTTTCACGAAGGATATTCCTTATGACTGGCAAATAAGACATGGGTGA
- a CDS encoding hydroxyacid dehydrogenase, which produces MKLVVAIGASSFAVEDDTPLRLLIDSGVEVRNNTYGRRLTEEETIQHLRGVDGLLAGLEPLNKNVLSASPELKAIARIGIGMTNVDIVEAKERGIKVSNTPDGPTKAVAEMTLTAALALCRKLTVENSLLHQGRWEKHISSSLDGAKVLIIGYGRIGRRTGELFQVFGADILVVDPAVKPEMLCNNERLVSLEEGLNEAQLISIHASGTDVLLGHREFELMKEGVILLNSARGELVDENALVRALDEERVSGAWFDAFWEEPYKGVLCRYEQVLLTPHVSTYTRECRLSMETEAVKNLLRDLGVR; this is translated from the coding sequence ATGAAGCTTGTGGTTGCGATAGGAGCGTCTTCCTTCGCTGTAGAGGATGATACTCCATTGAGACTGTTAATAGATTCAGGAGTGGAAGTCAGAAATAATACATATGGACGCCGTCTGACAGAAGAGGAGACAATTCAGCATCTTAGGGGTGTGGACGGCTTACTTGCAGGGTTGGAACCCTTGAATAAAAATGTCCTTTCAGCATCACCTGAACTAAAGGCTATTGCCAGAATTGGTATAGGTATGACAAATGTTGACATAGTGGAAGCAAAAGAACGTGGTATCAAAGTATCAAATACACCTGACGGGCCTACTAAAGCTGTAGCTGAGATGACCCTGACTGCTGCATTGGCATTATGCCGTAAGCTAACGGTTGAAAACTCATTATTACACCAAGGCAGGTGGGAAAAACACATAAGTAGTAGTCTAGACGGTGCGAAGGTTTTGATTATCGGGTATGGCCGCATCGGAAGACGCACGGGTGAATTGTTTCAAGTTTTTGGTGCAGATATACTTGTAGTTGATCCAGCTGTAAAACCAGAGATGCTTTGCAATAATGAAAGGTTGGTGTCACTGGAAGAGGGATTGAATGAGGCTCAATTGATTTCAATTCATGCAAGCGGTACTGATGTCTTACTGGGACACAGGGAGTTTGAACTGATGAAAGAGGGTGTAATTCTGCTGAATTCGGCACGCGGTGAGTTGGTAGATGAAAATGCCCTTGTTCGTGCATTGGATGAGGAAAGGGTCAGTGGTGCTTGGTTTGATGCCTTCTGGGAAGAACCTTACAAAGGAGTGCTTTGCAGGTATGAACAGGTCTTGCTTACTCCCCATGTCAGCACATATACTCGGGAGTGCCGTCTTTCGATGGAAACAGAAGCAGTAAAGAACTTGCTTAGAGATTTGGGGGTAAGGTAG
- a CDS encoding DegT/DnrJ/EryC1/StrS family aminotransferase, with the protein MIKYAKGCLGEEELIEVKEAFEYGYFGLAGKVLQFEDALKNYLDAKNAVAVNTGTSALHLSLDALGITKGDEVIVPSMTFVATYQVITLTGATPVSCDIYPENLLIDINDVKNKITDRTKAIIPVHYLGNPCNMDELLKLKEQYGIRIVEDAAHAIGSEYNGRKIGSFGDITCFSFDSIKTITCGEGGAVICQDPEFADILRQKRLLGIDRKSHTAEWKERSWLYDVNMQGYRYHMSNINAAIGLGQLRKIDKFIARRREICARYDDAFSNIEGIRLLDVDYDRITPFMYVIRAENGKRDELMSYLKNIDIETSISYIPNHFHTLYKKENESLPHTEKAFEEILSIPLHYGLSDEDVEKVIAGVKSYFKQV; encoded by the coding sequence ATGATCAAATATGCTAAGGGATGTCTAGGAGAAGAAGAACTTATAGAAGTAAAAGAAGCGTTTGAGTATGGTTATTTCGGGCTTGCTGGAAAGGTGCTTCAATTTGAAGATGCTTTGAAAAACTATCTGGATGCAAAGAACGCGGTTGCAGTGAACACAGGTACTTCAGCTTTACATCTCTCGCTTGATGCGCTGGGAATAACAAAAGGTGATGAGGTCATAGTACCGTCAATGACTTTTGTTGCCACATATCAGGTTATTACACTTACAGGTGCGACTCCGGTATCTTGTGATATATACCCAGAAAACCTTCTTATCGATATAAATGATGTAAAAAATAAAATCACTGATAGAACTAAAGCTATTATTCCTGTCCATTACTTAGGAAATCCTTGTAATATGGATGAACTGCTGAAGCTAAAAGAACAATACGGTATAAGGATTGTTGAAGATGCTGCACATGCCATAGGATCCGAATATAATGGGAGAAAAATAGGCAGCTTCGGAGATATTACATGTTTCAGTTTCGATTCGATTAAAACTATAACTTGTGGTGAGGGTGGCGCTGTCATTTGCCAGGATCCTGAGTTTGCTGATATTTTAAGACAGAAGAGGCTTCTAGGGATAGATCGCAAATCGCATACTGCAGAGTGGAAAGAGCGCAGTTGGCTATATGATGTCAATATGCAGGGATATCGATACCATATGAGTAATATAAATGCAGCTATTGGTTTAGGGCAGCTAAGAAAGATCGATAAATTCATAGCTAGAAGAAGAGAGATTTGCGCAAGATATGATGATGCATTTTCTAATATTGAAGGGATTAGACTGCTTGATGTGGATTACGACAGAATAACACCGTTCATGTATGTAATAAGAGCCGAAAATGGTAAGCGGGATGAGTTGATGTCATATCTGAAAAATATTGACATAGAGACAAGCATCAGCTATATACCTAACCATTTCCATACTCTCTATAAGAAGGAAAACGAGTCTTTACCACATACTGAAAAGGCGTTTGAGGAAATTCTTTCTATACCGCTTCATTATGGATTATCTGATGAAGATGTTGAAAAGGTCATTGCAGGGGTAAAGAGCTATTTTAAACAAGTGTGA
- a CDS encoding B12-binding domain-containing radical SAM protein produces MVVSSRKIKRVLLITPPAFTFADNIDINPVPPLGLAYIAAVLEKNGIEVKIVDSLIEGWDNRVVIHDNVIRVGLNFDEIKDIITEFSPDIVGVSNLFSKQSENAHAIHAKVKEIDKNIITVAGGAHPTVMPEKVLSDNNVDFVIMGEGEFVFIDLIREIEGQQRFDTLDGVGYHDAGEIRINPKTSFIENLDEIPFPARHLLNMEKYYGLNASHGERRKRKFSPIITSRGCPANCTFCSAHKVWGKRYRYRSAENVVAEMKELKEKFGIEELMFEDDNLTLNPKRAEKIFDMMIEQKLDFVWDTPNGVAAYSLNEALIDKMKLSGCYNINLAVETGNQYIMDNVIKKPLKLENVKPIIEYARKIKIKVGIFLVIGMPGETVEQIWDSFRFARELKIYYPHISVATPYPGSVLYDTCVENKYISETFSTDDLYIRSFSITTENWDGDKLQQLLQEGHEYLLAAYFRDNPIKFMAAHLPKLVVRPLTLMKKTFRMLKAAKGKG; encoded by the coding sequence ATGGTAGTAAGTAGCAGAAAAATAAAGAGGGTTCTTTTGATTACTCCTCCAGCATTTACATTTGCGGATAATATTGATATTAATCCTGTACCACCTCTTGGACTTGCGTATATAGCAGCTGTTTTGGAGAAAAACGGTATAGAGGTTAAAATTGTAGATAGTCTTATCGAAGGATGGGACAATAGGGTAGTCATTCACGATAATGTAATCAGAGTGGGATTGAACTTTGATGAAATTAAAGATATTATTACAGAATTTTCTCCTGATATTGTAGGGGTAAGTAATCTTTTTAGTAAACAGAGCGAGAATGCTCATGCCATACATGCTAAGGTAAAGGAAATTGACAAAAATATAATAACAGTTGCCGGTGGGGCTCATCCTACAGTAATGCCTGAAAAAGTCCTAAGTGATAATAATGTTGATTTTGTAATCATGGGTGAGGGAGAATTCGTCTTTATTGACCTTATCAGGGAAATAGAAGGACAACAGAGATTTGATACTCTGGATGGTGTAGGTTATCACGATGCAGGCGAGATTAGGATAAACCCAAAAACTAGTTTCATTGAAAATCTGGATGAAATCCCATTTCCAGCAAGGCATCTTCTAAACATGGAAAAGTATTATGGACTTAACGCTTCTCATGGTGAAAGAAGAAAAAGAAAGTTTTCTCCTATTATTACATCAAGAGGTTGTCCTGCCAATTGTACTTTCTGTTCTGCCCATAAAGTATGGGGTAAAAGGTATAGATACCGTTCTGCAGAAAATGTTGTCGCGGAAATGAAAGAACTTAAGGAAAAGTTCGGAATAGAAGAACTTATGTTTGAAGATGATAATCTGACACTTAATCCTAAGAGGGCAGAGAAAATTTTCGATATGATGATAGAGCAGAAGCTTGACTTTGTATGGGATACCCCCAACGGTGTAGCGGCATATTCATTGAATGAGGCGTTAATTGATAAAATGAAACTAAGTGGATGCTATAATATAAATCTGGCTGTGGAAACAGGCAACCAGTATATAATGGATAACGTAATCAAAAAGCCGTTAAAACTTGAAAATGTTAAACCGATTATTGAATATGCTAGAAAAATCAAGATAAAAGTGGGAATTTTTCTTGTTATTGGTATGCCAGGAGAAACAGTGGAACAAATATGGGACAGTTTTCGCTTTGCTAGAGAACTGAAGATTTATTACCCTCATATCTCTGTTGCTACTCCTTACCCAGGTTCCGTGCTTTATGACACTTGTGTCGAAAACAAGTATATTTCTGAAACTTTTTCTACTGATGACTTGTATATAAGAAGTTTTAGCATAACAACTGAAAACTGGGATGGGGATAAGCTTCAACAGTTACTGCAAGAGGGTCATGAATACCTGTTGGCAGCATATTTTAGGGACAATCCTATAAAATTTATGGCAGCACATCTACCCAAACTGGTAGTAAGACCATTGACCTTAATGAAAAAAACTTTTAGGATGCTTAAGGCGGCTAAAGGAAAAGGATGA